gaaaacaagacatcacatgactagggaacaggaactaaacttttgaaaataagacatgaatcaacaaaatacacctgacatatcccccccactaaggggtggctcctgacaccccaacacataaacaaaacacgtaaaacatgacataaattcaaagttctgtagggagctgggggggggggggtgtcttgaggtgtggggcgtggcatggcgagaaagggcgaggggtatgggaccaaggcaaagtccgtggggggtggagccatgagaggctcaaggggcggagccatggaacttggtgcctggagagtagccgaagaatcgaagggccagggtggagccgatggcagggaggaccaaggcggtgctggaggctcagaggagcaaggtggagctgggggatcggaagactgaggtggagccggtgggactgaggaccaaggtggtgccgtagggaaggaggtccccagtgaagctgacagatcggagggacgaggcgcagccagaggattggagagccaaagcggagccaggtgaccgacagaccaaggaggagccggagggacaaggcaaagccgacaggctgaaggaccgtagtggagccgagggaacgccaagctgaggcaatgttgagggaccgacaggccaaggcgaagtccagggcttggAAGGTCCAGGCAGGATCGGAGAGCCGacagttccccttgcctgctcaggagaaatAAGGGTGGGagccatctccaggtcccactgctcaggtgtggctgtgacgtggcatggagcaggctgaggcgttgccgtgacgtggcatggagcaggctgaggcgttgccgtgacgtggcatggagcaggctgaggcgttgccgtgacgtggaactctggctcggcatcctcctcccccacagtgaacgtggaaccaatgatccgtagggcgaggtcgatatattgaaccaggctgagggaactgcgaccgccaggcatcaaaaaagaaatggactcattcaatccaaatctgaaacagtctttgagggcaacctcattaaagtccacctggcaggctagaccgcagaagtcctcgacatagtcctccaggggacgattgccctgacgaaggcgcagaagtaaaactgctgggttcatgggtagtcaagtattctgtaacgttgttggctctggcaatgatggcaatgatgaagacgatgatgaagatgagaacccaagtgcagtttatttacaaaagtgaatccaaaaccctaactataaatgtgatttgggcttggcttggcttggcttggcaacGCAACGCAACGCAACGCAACGCAACGCAACGCAACGCAACGCAACgcaacaacattcacatccaatacttgacaaccagacaatgaaaacatgagggcttaaatacaagacatgggagaacataaaccaatgaacaaacagaactgataacaagataattaaacaataaaccaatgaaaacatgacacatgaacatggagggaaaacaagacatcacatgactagggaacaggaactaaacttttcaaaataaaagacatgaatcaacaaaatacacctgacaactTCAAAGAGCATGTGTGCTGGGGTTAAAAATATCTCAAGTATTAGTACTGTATCTTATTATTTAGTGTtgttcaaaagtaaaaaaataataataataataataattttaaaaaatgacagCGTAGACTATCATCTCCTCAACTGCTTTTACGATTATCCTCTTTGACACACATGTCAGGTTGCCAACCACTGCTCTATAAAATAAACCCCAGGGATCATTCAATAAACTTTGTTGGTCTTTGTTCAAAACTAAATTTATTGACAAGATCAGACAGAAATAGCTCCTTTAAGTAATAATGCATGttacactttttacagtgtaggtacAATGGCCACAGACTGAATGCTGCAAGTAATCACAGCTGTGTTGATTTTCAGCACAACAGCACAATTGTGTGTATGATATTGCTTTTTTACAATAATTCAACAAATAGGTAAATAGTCAATAGTTATACTTCAGACAAAAaatggccagtgctatttatttatttatttttctctctgccaGCAAAAATtattccaaaagaagccaaagtgaCAATTTTTGCATGTCACCAAGCAATTCACGGACTGGAGCACAGCATGTGAGTTGATCAGAGCAACAGCATCATCAGTTTCCCTTCATTTCTCAAAGGGTAATCCCTTCATCACTCAGCTCGACCTCAACTCCAGTCTccaggaactaactgttgtataatttcAGTTAAGTTTAGGAATTTAAATTTAACAAACTctagctatttctacctgatctaacctttaaaattaagactgattcagtgatgttaaataataatttttaattggaataaaaccagttaatttatatgttaccacatgaagcacattttataaggttaacattttttcagtgtagaagATATCACGTGACTACTGTATTACCCAGCTCAGACAGTTTTAGAgtcaattaattataattattacaattataattaatatttgtcTCTAAAGAGTAACCTTTAGTATGTTGAattaaaaccatttttttaaatctaaatgttTGTAAGGATGTATTTCTATCTATATCCATTCAAAATACAgataatgaaaaagaaaataacataTATTGTAGATCATGAACTGCCAAAATTATGTGGCTTGAAACAGTAGGTCTACCATGTAATTATCTAATCAATATAGCACCTTTTATAGTTTGTGTATGCTGTTTTCAACATTTGCATTTGCAGCTTTTGCTGACACAAAACTACTTAAAGTGATTAAAAATGAGATCTCATTTAAAAACCAGTTCCACTATTTGCCTCCAATTTACCGGTGTTTATTTAGTAGACACTGCATTATTAATCATGTTTCCAATTGAATATAAATTCAGTTTATCTAATTACATAATCGTTTACAGCAAAtctaatttagtttaatttatttaaatttaagatGGACAATCACCTGATATGCTTTTATTCTGTGGCTTTATGCACAAGCTTAAGCACATGAGTGAGAAGTTTGATAATATTGTGCTTGTGCTGTGTGCTATTTCCCTCAATATACTGCACTTCAGTAAAATTATTTGCAAAATGTTCAACTAGTTGGTGATGCTTGTTAAGAGAGGCGTCATGTTactgaaaataaatattattgaacataaacaATGTGACTATAAATGCTTAAGATGATTAATAGGGGGCATAATGAGATGACAAAAGTGTCTTTACCTTGTAATAGTACAGTATGTGCTTAATCACTTGTTTACAAATACAAAGGGATCAGTTCTAACAAATTGTTACACTTTGTTTAGAAAGAAGACATTATAGTAAGAACACTACAAAACAGAACAAACTTGATTCTACATCATGATTTTTTCATGATATTAATCCATGATTTTAAGACTCTTCTCCGTACCTCTTTGAGTTTTAGTCCATAGATGACAGGATTGAAAAGAGGTGGCACTATAATTATTTCTAAAGCCAAAAAATTACGCAGATCCTCTGGGAAATTGTTTGAGCTGTATCTGCTGTACATGGTGTCAAAAAGTGTTGCAACAGTGAAGTTTATCAAACAAAACATATGAGGCACACATGTCTGCCAAAATTTCTTTCTGCATTCTAATGATGCTTTACATGCAGTAACAAGTTTCATATATGACACAATAATTATGGCAAAAAGGctcaaataaaaagaaatagaGATAAATCCATAAATGTTATTAGTGGCAGTTGATTCACATGAGAGTTTTACAATTGACCAGTTGTCACAATacaatttatcaatattatttttacacaatGCCAACCTATTTGACAAGAAAAGAGCAATGAACATGGTAATAAATGGTGGAATCCAACAAAAGCCAAGTAATATGCCACAAGAAAATTTGTTCAGCTTTGAGTGATAGTCTAAAGGTCTACATATGGCCACATGTCTATCATATGCCATCACTGCCAGTGTAGAATATTCACACATAGCTGAAGTGTAAATCACAAAAGCTTGGAGGGCACACATGTAAGAAGGGATCACATATGAATCCCTTAAAATATCATACAGGAATTTAGGATAGAATCCTGTGGCTCCATATTGCCCATTTACACACAGATTGCACAGAAAAATGTACATTGGTTCATGAAGGGTTCTCTCCAAGACAATAACAATGCTGAGCCAAATGTTCACTAATAATATGAGAACATAGAGAAACAAAAAGCAAGTGAAATATATATGACGATATGATTTAGAGCCTCTTGGTTCCAATAGGGTGTAAATTGTAAAGGAGGtcatattatccataacaaattTATTGCATACAGATTTAATTGTGCATAATCTGTAAAATGTTAAGAAAATggaaaaaacaattaaatctaTTAAGTATCTGATCAGCACTGATGGTTTTTCCCAGTTGGAATATTTAACACAAAATCACATGCTTTAATTTTAAACACAGTAAGTGCTAATACCAATCAACCATTACCATTGCCTTGACACAGTTGTCATATTGGATGTTTATTATCATGACTTGGAGGCACAAGACCACTGGCATGCTTATAAATAACATTTCTGTTGGGAGCAACAACTTTGTGGTGCTCTATGAAATAAACCCCAGGGAATATAAATTATGAGATTGCACAATTTACCATTACCTTACCACTTATacaaatcaaaatatttcaaTCTTACCAATATAATTTTAGACTGTATGATTGCTTGTAAGAGTAATTAATTTGgtcaattttttttacataaggaTGCATGTTTAGATTGTGTTGTATAAAAGCCATAATTTAATTTGCATTGGATGTGTATATTATTTTTGAGAAGGTGATGTTTATCAAAATATAGCACTCACTTTGTCAGATATTCTGTAATATTGAGGGAAAGTGTGATTTAATATATTGCATTAGTTGAATTacattgaatgattgattgattgattgattgattgactgactACAGCtcctctttaaagggatagttcacatagaaatgaaaattctgtcatcatttcctcacatatttttatttcttctgtggaacacacacacacacacaaaagatattATTGAGCAATatcctcaccattcacttttcaccaaaagtgagtgaaatggtgtggttatcagatgaggttttaaggtgaatattagatggaggttttaattagtaaaatgtaCATCCCTCACCTAAAACATTAACCTAATCCTAAcaaatagtgatctaaaatcataTGAGAGGCATACACAAAATGGACATCCTTACTGTTAACCAATGCCTTAACCTAACCAAttgagcgaaaaaaaaaaaaaagaaatgaaaagagaaatgaaaagcacattttctgaagaaaccacgtcattttgtgtcacttctatgacactttcgtcttaCGTGTCAGCTTGCGCATTTTGCTGGGCTAGAACTGCGGTCTTCcaagttcaaagtccaacacccTATAAGGTGAGCTACCGCAAAGATTCGTCACAATGGAATAAGTGTGTTAATGGAGGTGGGtttgtaatacaagtgttaaaatgtgttgtttttcaaatgatgcattatagtaaaagtgtttcataacatagcagtgtgtgaaaaaTAGTGTGAAAGTGttcataaagtcataatcagtcattgtagtcatgatttgtgtgaaaatgaataaaacacacagctgcTGTTTGTAGAATGTGGCACGTAAAAGTGAGTTTCAAAAATGTTCTCAaaattctatgagactaggttggtcatactggtttggaatgattgtgagtaaatgatgacaatatttttatttctgggtgaactatcccatatACTCTTTTCACTTTTTTGATGTCCACATAAAAGTCTTCTAATTTGTGCATAATATATTACATCATATGACAGTATCCAAAAACTTAGACAGCTGACATGCTGCCTTGCAGCCtcatcagttaatggtttaaacgacAGAATTTTTgtatgaatggaactcttaaggaaactggtcttagaacagtttgaaaggccTTTAATTTTATCCTACCATCTTTGGGACACAGCCAGCATCACCATAAGAATTTGTTTGCTCAAGGAAAACATAAATAGATCAGCTTCGGTTTTTGTCTACCCAGGGCTAGTTTCAGCCCCAACAATAAGATCTGTTCCCATAAGACTGGTTCAAGGCCTGGGGCCTCAGTCCAGGTCAGTACCATTTCCTACTTATTACCAGAGCAGAGCACAATAATATGGAAACAGCAATAAATTAGGACTGTCTGCCTTTAAAGAGGACAACCGCAATTTCCTAGCTACTTTAGGTTCAGTTGATAATGGAGTTTTTTGCAGTTTTTGAGCACAGAGTCGGTTTAACCCCCACCAAAGGATAAAATGTTTGATTGACAATTCAAGACATGTACTGCCTGTACATTGTGCACAACCACACAGTGATGCTGTCGGTCAGGACAAAAATGGCACTGCAGTAAAACTGCATGTTATACATTTAATTCAGTTagtgtaaaatgtttaaaattgcaGTGCAGTGCTATTTTGCTTTTATCTGGATTTATGTAGTTTTCAGGGTCTCAGTCAGATGGTTCTAACCCCTAGGAAACTTAAGCAACTCTAAAAATGATAACATGTCTTATGGCAGTAACCAGGTGGCCTATTAATGGACCATTAGAACTCTTGAAAGAAGTTTAATGGGACTAGAAATTATGTAGGATGTTTTGAATTCAAATCAATTCACTTTTCTTTCCATTtcttctctcctttttttttttcttttttttttaatctctattTGATATACTTTGGCTTTGACGTAGATTCAAATCTTGGGTTCTGTGTGGCAACATTTGTCTACATCTGTAATTCAACGTGAAACTGATTGGATACTCTAGTGTTTGCTTAACAACTATAAAGCTATACTTAACCATAAACATGCTACAGTTTTCCAAATAAACTACTATTGACATGTAGCATACCCAGTACACACTTTCTAAAGTTGGATAACTTCACAAACTTACCAGCTTGTTAGTCTCAGAACATTAGTCTGTTTCCCAGGGGCCAAAATGGCCTGAGAAGAGAATAAAGAGATAGTGCAACAATCTCTTGGATCCAGATCATTTACTATCATGAGTTTGATAATTGTCTCCCTTGGGCCTCAATTTCTCTGTGGTTGGTCCCAGCTGTGAGTCCAATGGACAAATCACAGTGGTTTTCAGAGTAATGACAGATAGGCCATTATTTTTGATCATCATtatcattttcttattttgtttaaAGTGATTTAGAGCTGTCACTAGATTGAAAGGGagagattgttttatttatttttcactcatttcaTCTCAGAAATCAACATGATGCAGATTCGTTGTCAGCTGTCAGGTTGTCAGTGCATGTAAAAGTGATTTCCTAAAAATAAGACCGGGTctgtatacagtggccccaaaaagtgtttggacactcAAGTCACACTGTTTGAATCCCattgcattaaaaacaaaatatcaaaccaagtggcatctgcaaacaaacgtTGCCAGGCCTTTTTCGCTGAGCTAACTTCttctcagacatttttgcaatacTTTTTAACCATGTTGTCTCAAGAtgatttttagtgaatgtataaagtcagttccctTGAAGTTACCCAGAGTaatcacaattgtattttataacaataactatggaaatgttccacaaagtttgacgACCAGAAAGTGCCCAAATATGTTGTAATTTTGAACaacataatacaaaataatttttaaacaatatcaTTTGAAGCTTAATCTAAtcttttttgtagtgaaatgtaGTGTAGTTGTGTAGTGTagttttgcttaaaaagtgtgtttatgctatattctttaaaataaatgtcaactGATTAGAAATTTTGTTGTGAACACCACAacattcatactgtacattttaagagttcaaatactttttggggtcactgtgtCAAAATGGTTGCTTCATTAAACAAAAACTTGAAACGgtctcactttatattaggtgtctttatctACTATGTAACAGCATTAAAATACatgcaatacaatgtatttattatgttgttttgaaaagtctcacaagattcacatttgttaCTGTTGAGGTTGATGTACTGTATGGATAGGTTTTAGGGTTAggtgtaaggttaacagtgtaactacagatactgtattaaatgcaggtactttaaatgtaagtacaatgcaacaatctGTATATACAtgataagtacattgtatcaaatgcttaagtacatagtagttaaagatacctaatataaagtgggtcccttgAAATGGTTCTTGGCAACAAAAGTCAGGAAGAGCATCTGGTAGCAGCATATGTTACAGCTTATTAAGTACAATtagccagcctgatctcattaatatacgtagctctttgtacattaatatttgtaacatttaaacgtacaaGTTTGTACATCTGGATAGACACTAAAATGGACAATAAggacatttgaaagcatctaaaacataaacatttgtacgtatttacagctttagaaacgtaaaatattgacggatccattacaactatatatgaatacacaaatcgattataaatatatttgtcattttttactgttttatagatattttagatcccttaaccctaccacaacctctaaacataaccacatttcaacaatataaaaacatgtaacaagtaggttaatgtacagtagcaattatttttgttacaatatattaatttatatatattttacagcgctaatcccacacctactcataaacctaaccataaacatttattaagcatataaaacatgtaaaagacagatacatttaatcacaataatttattaagaaaaatggcaaaattcagtacaaaagtagtccaaagggcgatgCGCTGCACCCATtgtgctccctgatggcatacaatagcattgtgtgaggtggagagtagaatttaaattattaatcgctATAAATCTTCTTCTGATGCACTCCATAACGGtgctgtcatatctcattcaaacaaatacatCACAGAATATGGCATGAAGATTTGGATTATGGCTAACAATGTATGGAttaaatttgttattgttttatggtgctttctgtggtttatttgttttttggcatattctgaaaactccttttgtgtcccatggcaaacaaaaataaaactaaatgcttaaaggtgcaaaatgtaacaattttcatgtaatattcgccttttttttttttttttgccaatgtgtgaacggcttgtaacgcaacttaaaaattaAAGCCTTTAGACTGATTTTCAtatgaagggagcgggtcacttttgccaggaaaatccaaaggatgtgatgtttatgtgcACTCCCGAGTACAgcaatagcttctcttccacttcgacagacagtctgcaacacaaggtaatggaatccagcaaacgtccggctcccagcacaactccGAATCcaacaaactcagagtaagccaaaaaaacaaacaaaaaaacatttatccactgaatcccatctggctaagcgggaacgtgatcgtggtcgagcgaaaactagagtgaacatcggcaaggcatttgattcctggatggaccttcattcggttttggggatcaaaaccgaccctgaattggcattcttcttaatAGACACGTAAGCTtatataactgcaaagcatgtgaaatatagtgccataaggattggtctgtgtaattttagctaacttgatcttgcctgctgacgaattgcaagttatcttgcttcataactttcaaataatttcaacgatcttctctttatattaaaagccaggtatacaggataaatttaagcaaatac
The DNA window shown above is from Myxocyprinus asiaticus isolate MX2 ecotype Aquarium Trade chromosome 40, UBuf_Myxa_2, whole genome shotgun sequence and carries:
- the LOC127431000 gene encoding olfactory receptor 142-like; its protein translation is MDNMTSFTIYTLLEPRGSKSYRHIYFTCFLFLYVLILLVNIWLSIVIVLERTLHEPMYIFLCNLCVNGQYGATGFYPKFLYDILRDSYVIPSYMCALQAFVIYTSAMCEYSTLAVMAYDRHVAICRPLDYHSKLNKFSCGILLGFCWIPPFITMFIALFLSNRLALCKNNIDKLYCDNWSIVKLSCESTATNNIYGFISISFYLSLFAIIIVSYMKLVTACKASLECRKKFWQTCVPHMFCLINFTVATLFDTMYSRYSSNNFPEDLRNFLALEIIIVPPLFNPVIYGLKLKEVRRRVLKSWINIMKKS